In bacterium, a single window of DNA contains:
- a CDS encoding peptidoglycan-binding protein has translation MLKNNLKLITLSLFLFSIVLCPVEYKKAEASTAHVEKNFTQTSYTNFVSSDGRNIVGVRGGTRSINISTTSGATFTPISQLGTSTWSDMGISITGSDDFTKLWLKTNTNIWYSIDSGLTWATSTSVNSIPHTQWKDMWSSASGVNLFLTNNTAPYLYYSTTSGATWATSSIPSGYWNYLTMSASSTKISISNGVNKFYVSTTSGATWVDRSATFPTVVGTLMGFKYSPDGSHLFWADDADSKIYTSINDGLSWTYYDIPGVTAGWGKIASSYDGMKVFAGRTPDAGNWFLYSSIDGGTAFVRSSDSNVFGTNATFDSTPGRLFVSYDGLTITSLDHSGTISFTTPIISNNSLSAGVSTSTISFTTDKSATSSVSYGLAPSIYTDTVSTSTASTTSSFNITNLLPCTTYNYKYDVMDIYSNPATSPNYSFKTSGCIANTTYIQSTSTAISNLGTLSLGNLHLTIPTGFSATTTTAQFEATELATTTVISTLGKPARYNLFNSLYQLQAMPTATSTLTTFTNPLFITLTYNPATLGVTDPSTLTIFSTDGSVWSPLSSCVVDTGLHTVTCPTTHFSTFGIFGLTIPSVITNTAVSLSGLQATISWNTDKGATTGLNYGTDSSVTTSTTTDASFASTSHYVILPNLSYSTTYYYQITSTDADSNTSTTSVMSFTTSADPSIVVSSGGGGGGGYYPPALLATLVSSSTTSNNIGCASGNLFSTVTGQACGITTSSTKYDFTKDLRLGMRNNDVLQLQKFLNNNGFAIAKTGVGSKGKETTYFGPATKAALIKFQKANKVPGTGFFGKMT, from the coding sequence ATGTTAAAAAATAATCTTAAACTGATTACCTTGTCATTGTTCTTGTTTTCGATTGTTTTATGTCCTGTTGAGTATAAAAAAGCTGAAGCTTCTACTGCCCACGTGGAAAAAAATTTTACTCAAACGTCTTACACTAACTTTGTATCTTCTGATGGCAGGAATATCGTTGGCGTTAGGGGCGGAACCAGATCTATCAACATTTCAACTACAAGCGGCGCTACCTTTACTCCAATCAGTCAATTGGGTACAAGTACATGGTCCGATATGGGTATAAGTATAACGGGGTCAGACGATTTTACAAAATTATGGCTAAAAACAAATACAAATATATGGTATTCGATAGATAGTGGTTTAACGTGGGCGACAAGTACTTCTGTAAATTCTATACCGCATACACAATGGAAAGACATGTGGTCATCAGCTAGTGGCGTAAATTTATTTTTAACCAATAATACTGCGCCGTATTTATATTATTCAACAACAAGTGGTGCGACCTGGGCAACTTCTAGTATACCGTCTGGATATTGGAACTATCTCACTATGTCAGCAAGTAGTACAAAAATATCTATTTCTAATGGTGTTAATAAATTTTATGTATCAACAACTAGTGGTGCGACTTGGGTAGATAGATCCGCTACTTTTCCAACAGTGGTTGGGACTTTGATGGGCTTTAAATATTCTCCTGATGGAAGTCATTTATTTTGGGCTGATGATGCTGACTCTAAGATATACACATCCATAAATGATGGTTTATCTTGGACATATTATGATATACCTGGAGTTACTGCAGGATGGGGAAAGATTGCTTCATCCTATGATGGAATGAAGGTGTTTGCAGGTCGTACACCGGATGCAGGTAATTGGTTTTTGTATAGTTCTATAGACGGAGGTACTGCTTTTGTTCGTTCTTCGGATTCGAACGTGTTTGGTACTAACGCAACGTTTGATTCAACTCCTGGAAGATTATTTGTCTCTTATGATGGTCTCACAATAACTTCACTAGATCACAGTGGCACCATCTCCTTCACCACCCCAATAATCTCCAACAACAGCCTCTCAGCCGGAGTATCTACCTCAACCATCTCCTTCACTACGGACAAATCAGCAACATCATCAGTATCATACGGTCTCGCACCAAGTATATACACTGATACAGTATCAACATCAACCGCTTCAACAACATCTTCCTTTAACATCACCAACCTCCTTCCATGCACCACATATAATTATAAATACGATGTAATGGATATATACAGCAATCCTGCCACCTCCCCCAACTACTCCTTTAAAACATCGGGCTGTATAGCAAACACCACATACATTCAATCAACCTCAACTGCAATCAGCAACCTGGGAACACTCAGTCTGGGAAACCTACACCTAACCATCCCCACCGGCTTCTCCGCAACAACAACCACCGCCCAGTTCGAAGCCACAGAACTCGCAACAACAACCGTCATCTCCACTCTCGGCAAACCAGCAAGATACAATCTATTCAACTCACTGTATCAATTGCAAGCAATGCCAACAGCAACTTCAACCCTTACAACATTCACCAATCCATTATTCATCACCCTAACGTATAACCCAGCAACACTTGGTGTCACTGATCCCTCAACCCTTACAATATTCAGTACTGATGGATCTGTATGGTCTCCGCTATCATCTTGTGTAGTTGATACTGGACTTCACACCGTAACTTGCCCAACAACACACTTCTCAACATTTGGTATCTTTGGCTTAACAATACCATCTGTAATTACAAACACCGCCGTCTCACTATCTGGTCTTCAAGCTACAATCTCTTGGAACACAGACAAGGGAGCAACAACTGGATTAAACTATGGAACAGACTCATCTGTTACAACCTCAACAACAACCGATGCATCATTTGCTTCAACATCACACTATGTGATACTCCCAAACTTAAGCTACAGCACTACATACTATTACCAAATCACTTCAACCGATGCTGACTCAAACACTTCTACAACTTCTGTAATGTCTTTCACCACATCTGCTGATCCAAGTATTGTTGTATCTTCTGGTGGGGGAGGAGGTGGTGGATATTATCCTCCAGCTCTCCTTGCTACTCTTGTCTCATCAAGCACGACATCAAACAACATTGGTTGTGCTTCCGGAAACCTATTCAGTACAGTCACAGGTCAAGCATGTGGTATTACAACTTCATCAACAAAGTACGACTTCACCAAAGACCTTAGACTTGGTATGAGAAACAATGATGTACTACAACTACAGAAGTTCTTGAACAACAATGGCTTTGCTATTGCAAAGACAGGTGTTGGTTCCAAAGGAAAGGAGACTACATACTTTGGCCCCGCTACCAAGGCTGCGCTTATCAAGTTCCAGAAGGCGAACAAGGTACCAGGTACGGGATTCTTTGGGAAGATGACGAG